Genomic segment of Cronobacter dublinensis subsp. dublinensis LMG 23823:
TGTGCGGCAGGTCGGGCGGGATTTCACCGCGCGCGAGCTCTGCGGCGATGAACGCGTGTATCCGCGGCATCGCCGCGCCATACTCGGCCTCGTCCGCCCGCTGTTTTCTCGCCAGCAGTACGTCGATGTCGTCACGCAGCAGCGGATTGTCCACCGTGCCATCCAGTAAGTCGACAAAACGCATCGGCGGCGCGCCCTTGCCTGCTTCTATCCAGCGCACCGCCAGCAGCGGGCGCAGCACGTAAAAATATTTCTTCAGCCGCACCTGCTCGCCCTGCAAATAGCTGTGAAAGTTTTTGCGCGCCATCGAGTAGTAGTGCCAGCGCGCCCGCTCGGCGGAGAACCACAGCGGCACCTGTTCGCGCAGCGCAGCGATGGCGGTTTCATCCTGCTGATAGACGACGGGCGAATCGAGCCACTCGATAAGCGTCGGGTTCGCACGCTTGAGCAGCCCGAGCGCTTTGCGCCACTCCCAGCCGCAGACGTCGAGCGTATCGTCTATCGGCAGTTCGATGACATCGCGCGGCGCATCAACTCGTAAATACCACGCGGGCGGATGCACATAGAGAAAGCG
This window contains:
- a CDS encoding nucleotidyltransferase domain-containing protein; this translates as MELNGVDAAMRERVRQVLSEVEEKYGVKVLYACESGSRGWGFASPDSDYDVRFLYVHPPAWYLRVDAPRDVIELPIDDTLDVCGWEWRKALGLLKRANPTLIEWLDSPVVYQQDETAIAALREQVPLWFSAERARWHYYSMARKNFHSYLQGEQVRLKKYFYVLRPLLAVRWIEAGKGAPPMRFVDLLDGTVDNPLLRDDIDVLLARKQRADEAEYGAAMPRIHAFIAAELARGEIPPDLPHSEKAQASLLDKLLYETVMA